The Saccharolobus shibatae B12 genomic interval CCTTATTGTGGTGCCGGCTGGTGTAGTCACTTGATCACGTAATAGCATAGGATGATCTATTCTACCCTCTTTAAGCATAATTATAGTTCCACTTATCATATCTAAAACTGCATTGTAAGCTATCTCTCTTTGCATTCCACAAGCAACTGCACCTAAACTTAACGCATCTATAATTTCAGATATAAAAGCTGGACCACTGCCTACTAGTGCAGTCCAAATATCCAAGTATTCTTCTGGAAGCCAGTATACGTTACCTAGTGTCTTAAATATGTTCTCCACTAATTCTCTACTTTTCCCGTTATTCTCAGCAATTGCAGTAGTAGACTTATATACTATTGCATTAATGTTTGGCATGGCTCTATAAACCTCAGCATTATTAAGTAGAGTAGATAGTGTAGATAACTTAACCCCTGCCATTATTGAAATTACTACCTTACCTTTCCATGACTCTATGCCAACTTGCCTTAGAACAGTAGGAAAATGCTGAGGCTTAACGCTTAAGATTATTACGTCTGATTTATTAACTGCATAATTGTTATCCTTAGTAGTCTCTACCTCTAGATCTTTTACATTTCTTAAAGTCTCATCTTTTCTCGCAGTAGCAATTACGTGGATGCTAGGATATTTTAGCCTTATTGCCCTTACTATTGCAGAACCTATTTTACCAGCTCCTAATATGCCAATAGTTAAATCTTCCATAATTTTCAAAATGCTCTGGAACTTAAATATTCAGACGGGTAAGTTATCTTCACCACTCCATGTGGTCCCTTATCATCACACACTTTAAGATTTCTCAGCTAAAATTTTAAGCATATATCTAGCATTATCAAGCATCCAATGATTGTTATTAAAAAACACATAAACGTACTTAGGATTTAACGAGATTATTTTATCTGTCAACTCCTCTAGTTCCTTCTCAGAGTAATCGTAAGTGTACCAAACACCTCTTCCATGAAATCTTAGGTAAACGTAATCGTTATTCTTTATAATATACGTACCTATTGGTGAATCTATTGAGACAATTACACAATTAACATTAAAGGGCTTTAAGTACCATTCAATGTTCCTAAACTCAACGGCCATTTTATCCTTTAATACTTCAGCAAATTGAATTACTCTCTTCTCATTTTCTGAATTCCTCTTAAAAGTTGGTGGTAATTGAAACAAATAAAAGTCAGGATTCAATGAGTCAACTATTTGTTGAAACTCTTTCCAAGACTGAAAATCTTTTAGCCTTTTTACGTGAGTAATCTTCCTATTTACCTTTACTACCCATCTAATCTCCTTAAATTTACTCCACCTTTCAACCTGCTTTCTTGTAGGATATCGATAAAACGTCATATTAACCTCTACTGCGTTAAGCCCACTATTCTTAACATACCACTCTAATGTCTTATCTTCATTCCAGTCGTAGACCCAACCAGAGGTTCCAACAAAAACCTTCATAATACCTTTAATCCGCTTCCGGTTAAAACTAATACTGCATCGTTAACACTGAATTTCTTATAAGCAGCAAATACAGTGGCAGAACTATATTCTACTAGTAGTCCCATCTTAGCCAATTCCTTCCAAGCTTCTACTATTTCATCATCACTTACAACTATACATTCACTAGTGGCCTTTAACATATGATCCAATAGAAATGGTCTAGTTGACACTAGAGCGTCTGCAATTGAGGTAACCTTGTCTGGTGGCGTGTAAGAAATATTTTTGAATTTGGCACAAAGTGGCATAACTTGCTCTGTTTGCACTGCTACGATTTTAGGCATTTCCGATATGACACCGGAATCTAGTAAGTGCTTGAATCCCTTATAAACACCTAAAAGTAAAGTTCCTGCTGATACTGGAATGAAAACATAATTAGGAGTTTTCCAATCTAAATCCTTTGCTATTTCATATGCTAGAGATCTAATTCCATCCCTAAATTGAGGCTGTAAAACGTGTGATGCGTAGTAATAACCGGAGTTTTCTGCAGCTTTTGCCACATCTTCTCTACTCCCCCTTACTCTAACAACGTGAGCACCATAGGATTCTATCTGCTTAAGTTTTCCTCCTTTTGCCGTTTCAGGAACGAAAATGTATGCCTCAATACCAGCAGCTGCAGAATACGCAGCTATTGCTGATCCTGCATTTCCAGAAGAGTCTTCACTAATTTGTTTTACACCTTTTTCCGCAAGATAAGAGACCAGAGTCACTGCTCCTCTATCCTTGTACGACCCCGATGGATTTAAGAAGTCGAGTTTAAACCATATGTTCCCCTTTTTAATTAATGGAGTTCTTCCCTCTCCTAGGGATATGAAATGTTTGACGTAGGGGAAATTCTTTTCGCTATAGGGAAAACCTCTCTCAGAATTCTTATCAAATTCAAAATCTAACAGAATCTCGAATGGTCCTCCACATTTGTTACATTTAATCTCATATATACTTTCCCTTTCCTTTTTGCATTTCATACAAACCTCTTTTACCATACTACTAATCATGAATCTAAAGTATATAACAAGTTTGCTAGCTTTGATTATATAAAAACATAAGTTATACAATGGAGAATTAGTAGAATGGGACCTTCTAATGAAATATTTACCTCGCCAAAAAACGAGTTAACTGAAAAATACGTTATAGGCAGGATAAGTTAGATTTAATTAATTTCTTTGATGAAAACACATAGTTAAGTTATAAAAGTTTGTAGTCTAATGAAAACTTAACTACATCGTAATCTAATCTAACATAAGCTTTAACTACAAATTACTCTGCCACCCTTTAAACGCTTATTATCCCGTAACATTAAAGAATGTTTTACCATCAACTTGTATTTTTTTGAGTTTTATACCATATACGTTGGAAAGTAGATCGTCAGAAAGATCGCTAACTCCTCCTTCATATTCCAATTTTCCTTTATTGATCACGATAACTTTATCAGCATATCTTAAAGTTTCTAGCTCATGAGAAGTAATCAGAAAGGTCTTATGGTTAAACTTCTTTAAAATATTTAGCACAAAGAATTTATTTTTAACGTCAAAATTTGAAAGAGGTTCATCCATTATTACATTGTCTCCCTCAGCTAGAGCCTTTGTTACTAAGATTAGTTTTCTTTCTCCAGAGCTTAAGGTGGAGAAATCTCTCTCAAGAAACTTCTCCACATTTAACTCCTTTATGTATGATTCATAATTAGCCCTTTTTCTACCTGCTTTTAATACATCTAGAACTTTCATACTAGGAGAGAAAAATTCAGCTGGAACGTATGATATTTCACCATCGACTCTTATTTCACCATCATATTTTATCATCCCAATTATCGCTCTTAGCAATGTAGTCTTACCGCTTCCGTTTGGTCCTAAAATTACATTAATACCTTTTCCTGCATTAAAAGAAATACCTGACAAAATTAATTTGCCTCCTAATCTTACACTAATATTCCTTAACGTCAACATCTTTTCTCACCAATGCGAATATCATTATTGGAGCTCCCATGATTGAAAGAAGCGCAGTCAGAGGAATAAAATAACCAAATATACCATGAGATAAAATGTTACTTAGAATTAAGATTGTTGAACCTAATAGTGAGGAATACGTCACTAGCTGGCTTGTATTTCCTCCAATTAATCTCCTAATAATATGTGGAACTATTATGCCTAAAAATCCTATAATACCGGCTATTGAAACACAGTAAGCTACTACAAGACTTATGAATAATAGCCAGAAGACTCTCTGCTTATTAGGATTCACCCCTTGAGAATAACTAATCTCATCACTTATTGATAGTAAGTCTATCAATCTAGAATTTGATAGGCTAAAGTAAAGTAAGAGAATGGCAAATATTGACAATACTATGACATTAAACCAGCCAACTACGCTAATATCTCCCAAGAGCCAAAAGGTAAGTGGGGGTATTTGAGGATATTTAGCACTCATCACTGATAATATGACCGTTACTAGAGATGAGAAAATGAACGAGACTAAGACACCACCAATTACAAGACCAAGATATCCTGACTTCTTTCCAATAATTATGGTTATCAAGGTTGCTAGCGTTGCAGTGAAGAACGCTACCAAAGGTTGGAAGTATAATATCCATGAAAATGGCAAATTAAGCATCAGTAGTAAATACGTAAGAACTGCCCCAAAAGCCCCACCAGATGCTGTCCCACTTATATAGGGATCTACGAGTGGATTTCTCAATAACATTTGAAGAACTGCCCCAGATGTGGATAAGATTGCACCTATGAGAATTGCCACAGTTAAGGTAGGTAATCTTATGTCAAGCAATATATAAGCGTAAACTCCGCTAGGATGGAAAATCTCGCTAATCGGTATAGTAACATCACCATAGAGTAACCCAAGTAAAAATGAAATAATAAATCCTATAATTAAAAAAATACCACTTAAACGAACCATCTAAAACACCGGGAGAGTTACATTAAGATTGTTTATCACCCAATTGTCTGAAATGAAATGTGGTGCCTTTCCCTCAATTATGAGTTTAATAACTTGTATGGAATACACCGAAAGTGGTCCTGGTTCATTTAATAGGTTAGTTGCTAGATTTCCCATTATATAGACATTACTACTATTTATTCCCTTATATTGGGAAATTAAGTAGTTGGTGTAAGTTAAATTATATACTTCCTGCGCAATTACGACAGAGGGTTTTGTTATCAATAGTGGTGACGGGGTTAATAATGGATAGCCAGAGTAGTTCGCAAAAACGTTAATACCGCCCGCTTGAACAATTATGCTATTTATAAAAACGTTCCCACCAGCGGTGTAGAAACTTAAATCTGGGCATATCCATAATAAATAAGCTACGCTTGTATTCCCTGTAGTAGAGAAATCGCTTATTTTCTGATTCATCCAATCTATTAACTGTTGAGCTTTACTAGTTACATTAAAATACTCTCCTACTTTTAATATACAATTTTCTATCTGGGAATAGGTACTTGCAAAATCATTATTCGTAATTAAGACGTTAAGTCCAGCTTCTTTCATTTGGTCTATGTAACTTCCTATAAGCCCTTCTTCAACCACAATAACCGTTGGGTGTAATAGTAGTAGGCCGGAAATATTTGGAGGAGATATTTGAGAAAACACGGTAACGTTTGATGGCACATCCTTTGTGAGGTTAAGAGATTGCAATAACTGGTATGAATAGTAATCAATTCCCACTATATATTTACCTAAACCTAAACTTATTAGAATTTGTGTATCACTAGGTGCTAATGATATAATTCTGAAATTATTATTAAAAGTTACGGGTTGCGATGTAGAATAACTCTTATAATAATAGAAGACTGAAATTACACTCACTATTATAATTATAGCTACTATCGTACCAATCACTTTTACGTTTGGCATAATGTATGGATAGACTATCCAGACTATAAATTTTTTGGCTCAGCTAGAATAAGAAAATATTAAATTGAGGCTCATTCTATCAACTACCTTAATCGTATGATTAGAACTCCATAAAACAAATCAAGCAATTTTTCTAAATTCTTTCTAAAGTTTTCTAGGGTTATTTCTTCTACCTTTTTCCATAAACTTACTTATTAATGCACCAATAAAGTATAGGGTAGACAAGGTTACTCCTATTACTGTCTCTATTATGCCTCCAGTTGTACCTGGTGAAATTATCCATGCGATAATAAAGGATACTAGAACTCCCCATCTCCAATTTTTAAGCCACGTAATTGACTTTACAACTCCAATACCCGTTAAGCCGCCCATTATTAAGGGTAGTTCAAAAGATAATCCAGTAGCAATTAGTAACGTCATTACTGTACTTACAAAGGACCTTAGGCCTAAAGTTGGCTCCACTGCAGAACCTAAAGCAGTAGCATATAAGAGTATTATCCTTAACATTAAGGGAATAAGAAGAAAGTAAGCAAAGGCAGAACCTAAGGCAAACAATAAAAAGGCAGGAAATATTATACTCTTGAAAAGTTTCTTCTCATGTTCATATAATCCCGGAGCTACAAATGCCCAAATTTCCCTTACAATGATAGGGATTGTAGTAAATATTGCCAGATACAGGGAAATATAAAAGGATGCGAAAAGTGGATCGAACAAATTTATGATTATTAATTTCACGCCTTTAGGTAGCTCATTATATATGAAAAGCTGTGTCAGTTGTACAGATATACTATCAAATAGAGATGGGTATAAAACGGGAACTTCCGCTAAAACGTATTTAAGACCAAAGAATGGATAAGGTAAATATACTCTAACTAATTCTAAACCCAGCATAAAATATATCATAAAAGTTATTGCGAGAGCAATTAAAATTCTCCTTAATCTGTACGCCAATTCTCTTAAATGTTCTATTAAAGGTCTTTCTTCAAGCTTTGCAACCTCTCTAGTTCTTTCCGTCACTAGCTTTCAGCCTCTCCAATTCCTCTTGTAATCGTTTTATTTGAGCCTCTAATTCTTTAACTCTTTCTTGATTTGTAACCTTTACGTATTTGAAATTAGATCCAGTAAAAGGAGTGTTATTAATAGCCTCTACACTATTTAACTCCCTCATTAACTCGTTCTTAAATTCGTTTTGTCTTTTCCTTATTTCACCTAAAAACCTCCCTATTGACTTAGCGGTATTTCCAGCATTTTTATCTCCAGCCATCAACAGTATAAACACAACTACCACTACTAAAAAGTCACTTAAGTTGCTAATCATTCCTATCTCACCTAGGTAAAAAAAGTATTTATTATTTTATTGATTCTGCTTAGATTTCTTTAACTCCTCTAACTGTTTCTGTAATTCAGCTATTTGTTTCTCTAGGTCTTGAACATTAGGTTGCTGTTGTTGAACTAACGGTTGTTGAAGGTTCTGAGCTTGCATTTGCTGCAACTCCATTTCGGCCTCTACCCTACCCTTCTTGAACTCTCCAACAGCTCTCCCCATCGATCTAAATAGTTCTGGTATTTTGGATGCTCCAAAGAATAGTACAGCAATTACTACTAGTATTATGATCCAATCGTAAGGGTTCCCTAACATTTTCCCATCCTTATCAGAAAAGTCGAATTGTGAGATTAAAAACTTTGTTTCCATTCGAGTGGAAGGTTAAATAGTATTAAAATAATTCAAACCAATCCGATATTTCACATAATGAATCCAATATCTTTGCATCGTACTTTCTTGCCTCTTCTACATCTAGAGGAACACTACTCCTTACCACTATAATCTTACTTATTCCAGCTGAATAGTATGCCATTACATCATAGATTGTATCTCCTACTCCTACGCTTTCATTAGGATCTACATTTAATTTTTTAATTGCCTCTATTACCGGCATAGGATTAGGCTTTCCTAGTTTAACGTCATCTCCTGTAATTAGGACATCTGGTTCTACATTAATTACCTTTAAAACTTGAACAGCAGAGTTACGCATCGACGAGGTTACCACTGCAATAGGTATTTTGACATCTCTCAAACGATTTATTAGCCCCATTACGCAAGGTTTAGGTTTTGCCAAAGTTTTCACTAATTCGTTATAAATTTCGGTTTTTACAGAAGCCAATTTTTCCGCATGACTCTCTCCAATCAAAATCTTTGCTATGTCTATCGTTTTCCTACCGAGCAAATATCTAATATCCACTTTAACGTCATATCCTAGTTTTCGTAAAGCAATTTCCCAGGCTAATTTGTGAACTTCATCTGTATTCGCTAAAGTACCATCTAGGTCAAATATTACTGCTTTTCTCATAAGTTATAACCTTACTGGAAATATTAAAGTTTTAACACAGTAAGTCCTAAATATGAATAAAGAGTAGTATAGTTTAATGCAAGTAATAAGGAAACCAACTAGGATGCTTTCTGGCGTTACAATAGTATCGATAATGACTCACCCGCATTCTTGTCCGCATGGAAAGTGCATATTCTGTCCCGGAGGAGTAGATGTGGGTACCCCCCAAAGCTACTATGGTAGAGAACCCACTTTAATGAGGGCAATAGAAAACGATTACGATCCATTCCATCAAGTACAGTCAAGATTAAGACAATATGTTGAGAATGGACATACTCCAAGTAAAGTAGAGTTAATAATAATGGGCGGTACTTTCCTATCATTACCCATAGATTATCAAGATTGGTTTGTGACCTATGCATTAGAGGCTATGAATAGATTTCCTAGTTCTGATAAACCTTCTTTTGTGTATTTAGAAGATGCACAAGTGAAAAACGAAAAGGCAGGAGTACGTTGTGTAGGAATGACAATTGAAACGAAACCGGATTGGGCTAAGGAGTGGCACGCAGATCAAATGCTAAGATTAGGTGCAACCAAAGTTGAATTAGGAGTCCAAACTGTATACGATGACATTTTAAAGTTCACCAATAGGGGTCATACCGTAAAAGATTCCATAGAATCTACTAGAATACTGAAGGATTCAGGGTTCAAAGTGGTCTATCATGTAATGCTTGGTCTTCCTAAATCAGATCCTGATAAGGATCTGGAGGCATTTAAGACAATATTTTCTGATCCTAATTTTAGGCCGGATATGTTGAAAATATATCCTACCTTAGTGGTTGAAACTGCGCCGTTAGCGAATTTATGGAGAAGGGGATTATATAAGCCTTATGATACGGAGACTTTGGTTGAATTAATATCTGAAATGTATAGATATATTCCTAAATGGGTTAGAGTGATGAGAATACAAAGAGATATTCCTGCTAATGTAATCTTAGACGGTAACAAAAAGGGAAACTTAAGAGAATTGGTAGAGAAAAAGGTCTTAGAGAAAGGAATTAAGATTAATGAAATTAGATTTAGGGAAGTTGGGATGATGTGGCAACATAGGGGATTATTACCAGATGGTACTAAAATTCATCTTTACAAGGAAGTTTATGAAGCAAGTGAAGGTTCTGAAATTTTCCTGTCTTTTGAGGATGATAAAGAGATTTTAATAGGTTATTTACGATTAAGAATACCATCAAATGAGGCTCATAGGAAAGAGATAGATGGAAAGACGGCCATAGTAAGAGAACTTCATGTATACGGGATAGAAGTACCTATAGGAAGCTGGGATGAATTGGGTTTTCAACATAGAGGGTATGGAAGTAAGTTATTAAGCGAAGCTGAAAAGATTGCGAGAGAGGAATTCGATATGCGGAAAATTTCTGTTTTATCTGGAATAGGTGCTCGAGAATACTATGCTAAAAGAGGCTATGTAAAAGAAGGTCCTTATATGTCTAAGCAGTTGATTTAATACCGTAATAAAGGGAATTATTTGGCAATAAACTATTTACTCTATATAACTTATAGATTTTTGTAACGAAACCCTTGCTTTCCATTATTCGCTTTAATTCCCAAGGATAATAGAGTCTATAGAAACGTCTAACCTCTTTGCCGTTTATGAGACTTCTCTTAATTGTATACCTTCTTAAGAAGAAAAACTTTAGTTGTACCAACCATACAGTAACTAGTATGTCACCTTCATCTTTTAACACCCTATGAGCCTCCCTTAAGGCTTGAGACGGATCCCTTAAATGATGAAGAGACGCTATATAAGCTAAAGAATCAACTGATGAATCTCTAAATGGTAAATATTCCATATCTGCCTGTACTAAATTTTGACATCCTCTTTTACGAGCTTGATTTAATTGGTTTAGTGAAAGATCTAAGCAAATAACTAGTCTTCCCTTAAATTGGTCACAATTTTGACCTGATCCACAACCTACATCAACAATTTTATCTCCATTTATCAATTTGACATAAGGATTAGGCTTTCTTCTATACACTATATTATCATATGCATTTATTATATCTTGCTTTAGTATAATATCGCTCTTACCTTCATTCTTACGTATGGAGTTACACCTCCATGTTCCTCGTCAATAAATACCCCTCTATTCTCTCTAGTAACAGCATCAATTGTAACCAGTTCTTGAAGTGGAATCGCAATCTCCCTAAAGAATATTTGTCCTTGGCCTATTTTAACTACACTTCTCGGAGTTATTCTAATACTATTACGTATTAATTCCGAGTTCTTAACACCCATGGCAATGTACGCTCCTCTACTTTCATCAATTAGTTCATTAAGAGACCAGTCTCCTTGCTTTACTTCTAAGGAGAAATAATCTGGTTTTGGTAAAATGCCTCGCGCGTTTCCTGCTTCACCGTACTTTGAAGTAAGTGTTCCTAAATAATTTGTAATTATTCCATCTCCAATAATCTCTTTTTTCTTTGTTTTTACTCCCTCATCATCAAAGACTGAAAAGGATGAGGAGAATGAATTTAATGGATTATCATAAATTGTAATTTCACTTGATATTTTTTCATTTAATTTCAACTTAGGTGAGTTGCCATTTAAAAAATTCCTAAGAACGTAATGAAAAATGGAGGCTACTATTTCAGAATCTAATATGAAAGTTAGTCTGCCACTCTCAGTTAAGACTTGTCTAGATGGAGAAGTAAGTTGAGACTGACTTGCCCTTAAATATTCTACAATTGACGGTATATCTTTAGGGTCACCAGCATATGAGAAATTTAAATCGTTATACTTTACATAGTTTACTACTTTTTCTTCACGGCACTCCTTAACATCGTGAATTGAGATAGACTTTGAAATTTTCTTGCTTATAACTTTTAGTTGGTCATCTTCATTTAATTTAATATTAGTGAAGAGTCTGGAATACTTTTCCTTATTCATCCACGTCTTCACGGATTCATGATAAAAGTCTTCACAAATTTCAAACTCCTTTATTTTTTGACTACTCTCTAATTTGTTACCATCATAAACTATCCATTTACCACTAACTAAAGCTCGACTTAACGTATAAGATCTTTTATAATCAATGAGACTATATCCTTCAACTGAAAATTCAGCCTCTATCACTTCTTCAGAATATTTAACATCCTGGTGTAACATCTCAATATTATTTAAATTATATACCTCCCTTTTTAACTTTCTCACATAGTAAGATCATTTACATTTAACTAGCTAAAAGTAATTAGGCGTAATAGTTCCAAGCTTTAGTATAATTCTATATACAATAAAAAAGTTTACGTAAATTAAATATTACTCTTTTACATGCCCTATAATGAATACTTTTTATATTAGGAAAGTAAAATATAATATTATGGTGTGGGAGATCGTATTAACCACTGATAAGGGGTCTTTTACAGATTATGGGGGTTCCAGTGTATTAGGTTATGTAGCTTGCATGCCATCAAGACTGGTACCCAAATTCTTTATGGATAGATTCTTCACTCCAGATGTCCCAGTGGATTCTGAAGGAAGAGCAATAGTAGCACCATATGCTCTTAGAAAAGTAGAAAGTACGCTTGTTCATGCGGGATTCGATAGCGTTGCAGTAATACCCCCGCATAGACTAGAGAAGGCAATAAACCAGAAGACTAAAGTAGTAGGATTAACAGTTCATGATCCCTTTGGCTTAAATCCAGTTAGCTTTAAGCTAAGTATGATATTTGGAGGTGGTCCTACATGGACAGCCAAATATTTCGAAGAATTTGGAGAAAAGATCTCGAAGCTTAAGTCAAAGTATAATTTTAAAGTAATAGTGGGTGGGCCAGGGAGCTGGGAGTTAACCAAGGAGAATACGGATTGGGCAGATGTTATATTCATAGGAGAAGCTGAAGCAGATTTACCACGAGTTGTAAAATCCATAATTGATGGACAAGAAGTTCCTAAAGTTGTCTATGGCAAGAATCCAAAGGTAAATGAAATACCACCAATAATAAATCCTGCAAGACTAGGGGAAGTTCAGATAACCAGAGGATGTCCAAGAGGATGTCAATTCTGTCCAATAACTCCTGAAACCTTTAGAACGATACCATTAGATGTTGTGAAGAAGGAAGTTGAAGTCAACATGAGGGCTGGTATAAAGAGGGTTGAATTCATAACTGATGATGTTCTACTATACGGTTCACAGAAGTTGAGGGTAAATCACGAAGCTATTACAAAATTATTCACCGAAACCATGAATATGGGAGTAGATGGGATATGGTTTCCACATATCTCTGCCCCAGCTGTTAGAAGTAGTCCACAAACAGTAAAGGCTATGTCTGAGATTGCAAGATATAATGAGGATAGAGCTGCTGCTCCAGTGGTTGGACTAGAGAGTGGAAGTGAGAAGATACTAAGTAAGTACATGAGAGCAAAGCCCTTCCCTTGGACTCCTAGAGAGTGGAAAGATGTCATACTTGATGCAACTGCGATAATGAACGATAATTACATCTATCCTTGTTACACTATGACAATAGGTTATCCAGAGGAGACAAATGAAGATGTTGATCAATCAATTGATTTAGTTCAGTCCATAATTGATCATAAACTTAAAGCGTGGATATTCCCATTGCCGGTCATACCTATGGGAGTTTCTTATATAAGAAATAATCCATATCCAGTGTTAGAAAAAATGCCCACCAGATATTGGGATCTACTATACATATCGTGGAAATACGATTTACAGATAACGAGAGAGATGATACCAATTCTCACTGGAGGTATCAAGAA includes:
- the proC gene encoding pyrroline-5-carboxylate reductase, translating into MEDLTIGILGAGKIGSAIVRAIRLKYPSIHVIATARKDETLRNVKDLEVETTKDNNYAVNKSDVIILSVKPQHFPTVLRQVGIESWKGKVVISIMAGVKLSTLSTLLNNAEVYRAMPNINAIVYKSTTAIAENNGKSRELVENIFKTLGNVYWLPEEYLDIWTALVGSGPAFISEIIDALSLGAVACGMQREIAYNAVLDMISGTIIMLKEGRIDHPMLLRDQVTTPAGTTIRGLMVMEAKGVKSALIETIEASYKRAVEIGNEIDRSIRNNSK
- a CDS encoding DUF72 domain-containing protein; protein product: MKVFVGTSGWVYDWNEDKTLEWYVKNSGLNAVEVNMTFYRYPTRKQVERWSKFKEIRWVVKVNRKITHVKRLKDFQSWKEFQQIVDSLNPDFYLFQLPPTFKRNSENEKRVIQFAEVLKDKMAVEFRNIEWYLKPFNVNCVIVSIDSPIGTYIIKNNDYVYLRFHGRGVWYTYDYSEKELEELTDKIISLNPKYVYVFFNNNHWMLDNARYMLKILAEKS
- a CDS encoding pyridoxal-phosphate dependent enzyme, which encodes MVKEVCMKCKKERESIYEIKCNKCGGPFEILLDFEFDKNSERGFPYSEKNFPYVKHFISLGEGRTPLIKKGNIWFKLDFLNPSGSYKDRGAVTLVSYLAEKGVKQISEDSSGNAGSAIAAYSAAAGIEAYIFVPETAKGGKLKQIESYGAHVVRVRGSREDVAKAAENSGYYYASHVLQPQFRDGIRSLAYEIAKDLDWKTPNYVFIPVSAGTLLLGVYKGFKHLLDSGVISEMPKIVAVQTEQVMPLCAKFKNISYTPPDKVTSIADALVSTRPFLLDHMLKATSECIVVSDDEIVEAWKELAKMGLLVEYSSATVFAAYKKFSVNDAVLVLTGSGLKVL
- a CDS encoding ABC transporter ATP-binding protein, with translation MLTLRNISVRLGGKLILSGISFNAGKGINVILGPNGSGKTTLLRAIIGMIKYDGEIRVDGEISYVPAEFFSPSMKVLDVLKAGRKRANYESYIKELNVEKFLERDFSTLSSGERKLILVTKALAEGDNVIMDEPLSNFDVKNKFFVLNILKKFNHKTFLITSHELETLRYADKVIVINKGKLEYEGGVSDLSDDLLSNVYGIKLKKIQVDGKTFFNVTG
- a CDS encoding FecCD family ABC transporter permease, yielding MVRLSGIFLIIGFIISFLLGLLYGDVTIPISEIFHPSGVYAYILLDIRLPTLTVAILIGAILSTSGAVLQMLLRNPLVDPYISGTASGGAFGAVLTYLLLMLNLPFSWILYFQPLVAFFTATLATLITIIIGKKSGYLGLVIGGVLVSFIFSSLVTVILSVMSAKYPQIPPLTFWLLGDISVVGWFNVIVLSIFAILLLYFSLSNSRLIDLLSISDEISYSQGVNPNKQRVFWLLFISLVVAYCVSIAGIIGFLGIIVPHIIRRLIGGNTSQLVTYSSLLGSTILILSNILSHGIFGYFIPLTALLSIMGAPIMIFALVRKDVDVKEY
- a CDS encoding ABC transporter substrate-binding protein; protein product: MPNVKVIGTIVAIIIIVSVISVFYYYKSYSTSQPVTFNNNFRIISLAPSDTQILISLGLGKYIVGIDYYSYQLLQSLNLTKDVPSNVTVFSQISPPNISGLLLLHPTVIVVEEGLIGSYIDQMKEAGLNVLITNNDFASTYSQIENCILKVGEYFNVTSKAQQLIDWMNQKISDFSTTGNTSVAYLLWICPDLSFYTAGGNVFINSIIVQAGGINVFANYSGYPLLTPSPLLITKPSVVIAQEVYNLTYTNYLISQYKGINSSNVYIMGNLATNLLNEPGPLSVYSIQVIKLIIEGKAPHFISDNWVINNLNVTLPVF
- the tatC gene encoding twin-arginine translocase subunit TatC, producing the protein MTERTREVAKLEERPLIEHLRELAYRLRRILIALAITFMIYFMLGLELVRVYLPYPFFGLKYVLAEVPVLYPSLFDSISVQLTQLFIYNELPKGVKLIIINLFDPLFASFYISLYLAIFTTIPIIVREIWAFVAPGLYEHEKKLFKSIIFPAFLLFALGSAFAYFLLIPLMLRIILLYATALGSAVEPTLGLRSFVSTVMTLLIATGLSFELPLIMGGLTGIGVVKSITWLKNWRWGVLVSFIIAWIISPGTTGGIIETVIGVTLSTLYFIGALISKFMEKGRRNNPRKL
- a CDS encoding twin-arginine translocase TatA/TatE family subunit, which encodes MISNLSDFLVVVVVFILLMAGDKNAGNTAKSIGRFLGEIRKRQNEFKNELMRELNSVEAINNTPFTGSNFKYVKVTNQERVKELEAQIKRLQEELERLKASDGKN
- a CDS encoding twin-arginine translocase TatA/TatE family subunit, with amino-acid sequence MLGNPYDWIIILVVIAVLFFGASKIPELFRSMGRAVGEFKKGRVEAEMELQQMQAQNLQQPLVQQQQPNVQDLEKQIAELQKQLEELKKSKQNQ
- a CDS encoding HAD family hydrolase — its product is MRKAVIFDLDGTLANTDEVHKLAWEIALRKLGYDVKVDIRYLLGRKTIDIAKILIGESHAEKLASVKTEIYNELVKTLAKPKPCVMGLINRLRDVKIPIAVVTSSMRNSAVQVLKVINVEPDVLITGDDVKLGKPNPMPVIEAIKKLNVDPNESVGVGDTIYDVMAYYSAGISKIIVVRSSVPLDVEEARKYDAKILDSLCEISDWFELF